GGGCCCCTACGGGTGGACGAGCAGTCCCCGCAGGGGGAACACCGCCTTGCGGGTGGCCAGGACGGCCTGGTCGAGCCGGTCCTCGGGGTCGTAGCCGTCCTCCCAGGCGCGCCAGGTGACGGGCCACCGGCCGTCGGTCATGCGCCGGGGCCCGGGCGTCCGGGTCCGCGCGTACACGATGCTCCGCCATTCCTCGGGGATGACCGTCTCGGGCGGCACGTCGGCTCCGGCGGCGATGGCGACGAGGTGCGTCCAGGAGCGCGGTACGACGTCCACGACCGCGTACCCGCCGCCGCCCAGGGCGATCCACCGGCCGCCTTCGACGTACTCGTCGGCGAGGCCCCGGCAGGCCAGTTGGACGGCCCGCTGCGCGTCGAGGGACACGGCGAGGTGGGCGAGGGGGTCCTCGAAGTGGGTGTCGGCGCCGTGCTGGGTGACGAGGACCTGCGGCCGGAAGTCGGCGAGGAGTTCGGGCACGACGGCGTGGAAGGCGCGCAGCCACCCGGCGTCGCCGGTCCCGGCGGGCAGGGCCACGTTGACGGCGCTGCCCGCACCCGCGCCCGGCCCGCCGGTCTCCTCGGGCCATCCAGTGCCGGGGAAGAGGGTGCGGGGGTGTTCGTGGAGGGAGATGGTGAGGACGCGCGGGTCGTCCTGGAAGACGGCCTGCACGCCGTCGCCGTGGTGGACGTCCACGTCGAGGTACGCGACGCGTTCGGCGCCGAGTTCGAGGAGCCGGGCGATGGCGAGGGCGGCGTCGTTGTAGACGCAGAACCCGGCGGCGGCGCCGGGCATGGCGTGGTGGAGGCCGCCTGTGAAGTTGACGGCCCGGTTGGTGTCGCCGCGCCACACGGCTTCGGCGGCGCCGACGGACAGCCCGGCGATGCGGGCGGACGCCTCGTGCATGCCGGGGAAGGCCGGGTCGTCGGGGGTGCCGAGCCCGTACGCCTGGTCGGCGTGGCGCGGGTCGGCGGACGCGGCCCGTACGGCGTCGAGGTAGTCCTCGCGGTGGACGAGCCGCAGCGTGGAGTCCCCCGCTGGCTGCGCGGACCGGACGTCGAGGGCCCGGTCCACGTCGAGGGCGCTCACCAGTTCCCTGGTCAGCCCGAGCCGTACGGGGTCCATCGGATGGCCGGGCCCGAAGTCGTACCCGGTGACTGCGTCATCCCACATCAACAGTGCGCGGCCGCTCATGACCGCCACCGTATCGGTCGCCGCGCCCGGCGAAGCACCCGGCGTACGGGAGCGTCGCCAGCAGGAGCACGAGCGGTACCGCCATGGCCCAGCGCGGGCTCCACGCCTCGCCGAGCGCGCCGACGAGCGGCGCCCCGACGAGGAACCCGGCGTACGTGAACACGTTGAGCCGCGCGACGGCCGTGTCGGCGGCGGGGTGCTGCCCCGCCGCGGCGAACGTCTGCGGGACGATCACGCTCAGCCCGAGCCCGAGGACGGTGAACCCGGCGAGCCCGGTCCACGGCCCGGGCGCGAGGGCGACGACGGCGAACCCGCCGGACGCGAGGAGGGCGCCGCCCCGGACGACGGCGACGGGCCCGTGCCGCCGTACGGCGAGGTCGCCGAGGGCCCGCCCGATGAGGGTGGTCGCCATGTACGCGCTGTACGGGAGGGTGGCGAGCGCCTCGGTGCCGCCGAGCGTGTCCAGGACGTAGGTGGCGCTCCAGTGGGAGACGGTGGCGTCACCGATGTACGCGAACGCCATGACGAGGCACAGCGGCAGGAGGCCCGCCCACGGCACGGGCCCGTCCTTCCGGGGGAGGTGGCCCTGCCGGGCTCGCCGGGCGCCGTGGTCGTCCGGCCGGCCGCCGTGGTGCCGTCCGGCGATGAGCGCGACGGTCAGGA
This genomic window from Streptomyces thermolilacinus SPC6 contains:
- a CDS encoding acetoin utilization protein AcuC, whose translation is MSGRALLMWDDAVTGYDFGPGHPMDPVRLGLTRELVSALDVDRALDVRSAQPAGDSTLRLVHREDYLDAVRAASADPRHADQAYGLGTPDDPAFPGMHEASARIAGLSVGAAEAVWRGDTNRAVNFTGGLHHAMPGAAAGFCVYNDAALAIARLLELGAERVAYLDVDVHHGDGVQAVFQDDPRVLTISLHEHPRTLFPGTGWPEETGGPGAGAGSAVNVALPAGTGDAGWLRAFHAVVPELLADFRPQVLVTQHGADTHFEDPLAHLAVSLDAQRAVQLACRGLADEYVEGGRWIALGGGGYAVVDVVPRSWTHLVAIAAGADVPPETVIPEEWRSIVYARTRTPGPRRMTDGRWPVTWRAWEDGYDPEDRLDQAVLATRKAVFPLRGLLVHP
- a CDS encoding MFS transporter, with the translated sequence MTDARLRRGRRALTLTFLVQGAAFALLVTRIPAVQQQYGIPDALLPAYLGGVPVLAGVGSAATGALVARVPVTTVLRWAQPLVLLALAGVGLGTRAWQLGAALAVFGLAVGALDASMNMRGVTLQQAYGRSIVLGFHAAYSLGGIGGATLAWGGARLGLPLGHFHPPLALALLTVALIAGRHHGGRPDDHGARRARQGHLPRKDGPVPWAGLLPLCLVMAFAYIGDATVSHWSATYVLDTLGGTEALATLPYSAYMATTLIGRALGDLAVRRHGPVAVVRGGALLASGGFAVVALAPGPWTGLAGFTVLGLGLSVIVPQTFAAAGQHPAADTAVARLNVFTYAGFLVGAPLVGALGEAWSPRWAMAVPLVLLLATLPYAGCFAGRGDRYGGGHERPRTVDVG